From Micromonospora rhizosphaerae, the proteins below share one genomic window:
- a CDS encoding NACHT domain-containing protein, producing the protein MAYADETDGADRAEALLWAAPTGPLPAPPIETKAQVLPIGDLHWPDAERLFLRLLHTVRPVQYAKLFGVPGQAQAGIDAYARLPLDLIDGETGGRDYITLQSRRIQSLTAAKIKKAVDDLLKGEWARKTAAFHFATSFDLQATKLDAAIRDQTERLAKLGITFVPWGVQEVSTLLKDQPRIVDDFFGRPWVERFCGQEAARALANNLSHQDSRELRAGLHDLYRAVFYAQGGVHPIENTEPDQQFVILDVDSNRQQSNIVDTERREATGDGQEPGQSPVDGHTYIASRLGTRRQSFRSARWLLNSTGRSTPATVGTVGADEWLAGGKYRLLIGRPGAGKSSLLRFAATDLLSSQPQSIALQRKHATDLPIWLPFGFLCRHLEASTENSLVSAAEAWLKSQSAAHLWPLVECALQDDRLLLLVDGVDEWSDVRAAERALGLLEAFLGRTNASAILSTRPYAVDRLNWRLPWAQAEITPLTDEQRRTIAAEILLPVTHPESVPAAPSAWSAGVEPFLDQLAATTELAELSRSPLFLTLLAATWQGEPLPRQRFKIYARLVELLIEKHPQMRQRASHADGGPLTATEVSTLFAAVAYHLRVKDPAGTVTKPEMRKLIVESMTDDEVLGYEQSAARKIADAVLAMAEDEFGLVVSHGAGAFGFLHRVVLDHMAGQYLATLPADAQVEAVRRFIHDPAWRDVLLALLTAQVSSHATAPLLTAALDAGGGRWADVDGYELVAEALAAGVKLTPRSQAVYSNRLVERVETHPSLRHRANLITALVGTLASHSARSHLLPIMKRWLTAPRPNPSPTMWALRDLDIADDVAAECLLWGIRHPEDNVKVNGALAIARRFGGQPRPVHRLVALTETGPSSATQAAAILALGNGWAEAPETTRLIGWARCQPSMSLRLVGLHLLQRGTARGDAALFRPEERDWLLSLLRQEDFRGPWPVADLVNIAATANAQAADFALETLTTNGRTGGDRELAWALACNAFADDSRFKAWVAAELAAPEERSLILYDVGMIPQQWRDDPEFAQTLHRYADAKLREPVGYSVAGLASLMPADDARTVLLRGLDTWRPYPAARILIERYADDEHVRTALTSRLRGDHARAAPMAGVAIDVLGTTEGFAVLVSLLRQPPERGRTEEQVVVAEAVADAWKRFEDAALVPGAEGETAREVLASYDPAELAALCTAVNPHHLMWHVPAVIAAWPGQPAVHEFADKLIHDTKPISSGIPDTIPVAILRAYCGRTDEPSRRILDKTLNLLKHIEPELREVLAFELARSSLAANDLIDVMAEWRNEPDTEVRRNAFIGLVQAIKRNQHAHDHIAGAATLTAEMEWLRKEIKEDLCAYGPELDERRQLAWIGMLMLGDLTLSDGIQETLGHEGQVPGVKLDVLYDDDVDQILVDLVAENWERLHAHFGGELFQRLNSTSDRQRRTVSEQRRHVMSALATVASRYPAIAEMLRNEADTDAALRQERHFLLWAKEENRGDEGALRALVAKLGPTLHRQQDQVLDSLLDRDSWNVSDEAFKAILTEDALDARSGRIYVSKTLAAYAQLFPSDNVSIAALRDLESWFRTDRATRGHREWDDTLAIAFGTADPQDLPAVVTRAHTRIRMGMPDWYLPMFTKPLLRRLRLDPDAVEALKTALSKPMDIREDSPIFAAPWDPIADACSDLQPLQRTYLFAVVLRQAGALPQQDAVAATSVLASASPDTVVHNPFTHHEGPLCLAALDLAAR; encoded by the coding sequence ATGGCCTACGCAGACGAGACGGACGGCGCGGACCGGGCCGAAGCGCTCTTATGGGCTGCCCCCACAGGGCCGCTTCCCGCACCGCCGATCGAAACCAAGGCTCAGGTGCTGCCCATCGGGGATCTGCACTGGCCCGACGCCGAGCGCCTGTTCCTCAGACTGCTACATACCGTCCGGCCGGTTCAGTACGCCAAGCTCTTCGGCGTTCCAGGTCAGGCCCAGGCCGGGATCGACGCTTACGCTCGGCTCCCGCTGGACCTGATAGACGGTGAAACCGGCGGGCGGGACTACATCACCCTGCAATCCCGGCGGATCCAATCGCTGACCGCAGCCAAGATCAAGAAGGCTGTTGACGACTTGCTGAAGGGCGAATGGGCCAGGAAGACGGCAGCGTTCCATTTCGCCACCTCGTTCGATCTGCAGGCCACGAAGCTGGACGCCGCGATCCGCGACCAGACCGAACGGCTGGCCAAACTCGGGATCACCTTCGTTCCGTGGGGTGTGCAGGAAGTCTCCACGCTGCTGAAGGATCAGCCTCGCATCGTCGACGACTTCTTCGGTCGGCCATGGGTCGAGCGCTTCTGCGGCCAGGAGGCAGCCCGAGCCCTCGCCAACAACCTGTCCCATCAGGACAGTAGAGAACTACGGGCCGGGCTCCATGATCTCTATCGGGCGGTCTTCTACGCCCAAGGCGGAGTCCATCCGATCGAAAACACCGAACCCGACCAACAGTTTGTGATTTTGGATGTTGACTCCAACCGGCAGCAGTCCAACATCGTCGACACGGAACGACGCGAGGCGACCGGTGACGGTCAGGAACCTGGGCAAAGTCCGGTCGACGGGCATACCTACATCGCCTCCAGGCTGGGTACCCGCAGGCAGTCGTTCAGATCCGCCCGCTGGCTACTCAACAGCACAGGCCGATCCACGCCGGCAACGGTCGGCACCGTCGGGGCCGATGAGTGGCTGGCCGGGGGTAAGTACCGGCTGCTCATCGGCCGTCCCGGAGCAGGTAAGTCGAGCCTCCTGCGGTTCGCGGCAACGGACCTGCTCTCGTCCCAGCCGCAGTCGATCGCGCTGCAGCGGAAACACGCCACTGACCTGCCGATCTGGCTGCCGTTTGGGTTCCTGTGCCGCCACCTAGAAGCGTCGACGGAGAACTCGCTCGTTTCGGCTGCCGAAGCCTGGCTGAAGTCGCAGAGTGCCGCTCACCTGTGGCCGCTGGTCGAGTGTGCACTGCAGGACGACCGATTGTTGCTGCTCGTCGACGGTGTCGACGAGTGGAGCGACGTTAGAGCAGCCGAACGGGCTCTCGGGCTATTGGAGGCATTTCTCGGTCGCACCAACGCCTCAGCGATCCTCTCCACCCGCCCGTACGCAGTCGACCGGCTCAACTGGCGGCTCCCCTGGGCGCAAGCGGAGATCACGCCACTGACTGACGAGCAGCGCCGTACTATCGCGGCCGAAATCCTCCTGCCAGTCACACATCCGGAATCCGTCCCGGCCGCTCCGTCGGCGTGGAGCGCAGGCGTCGAACCGTTTCTCGACCAACTCGCGGCCACAACAGAACTCGCCGAGCTCTCCCGGTCCCCCCTCTTCCTGACGCTCCTAGCGGCGACATGGCAGGGCGAGCCCTTGCCGCGGCAGCGGTTCAAAATCTACGCCCGACTCGTCGAGTTGCTTATCGAAAAGCATCCCCAGATGCGACAGCGTGCCTCACACGCCGACGGAGGACCGCTGACGGCCACCGAGGTGAGCACGCTGTTCGCCGCCGTGGCATACCACCTTCGCGTTAAGGACCCCGCCGGCACCGTCACTAAGCCGGAGATGCGTAAGCTCATTGTCGAGTCAATGACCGACGACGAAGTCCTCGGTTACGAGCAGTCGGCCGCCCGTAAGATCGCCGATGCGGTCCTCGCCATGGCGGAAGACGAGTTTGGTCTCGTCGTGTCACACGGCGCCGGTGCCTTCGGCTTCCTGCACCGGGTCGTGCTCGACCACATGGCCGGCCAGTATCTCGCCACGCTGCCGGCCGACGCGCAGGTCGAGGCCGTGCGGCGGTTCATCCATGATCCGGCCTGGCGCGACGTGCTCCTCGCACTTCTGACCGCGCAGGTCAGCTCTCACGCAACCGCACCACTGCTCACTGCGGCACTTGACGCCGGTGGCGGGCGGTGGGCAGATGTCGACGGATACGAGTTGGTCGCCGAGGCGCTCGCCGCAGGCGTCAAGCTCACCCCGAGGTCTCAGGCCGTTTACTCAAACCGGCTCGTCGAGCGTGTCGAGACCCATCCGTCGCTGCGTCATCGGGCGAACCTCATCACCGCGCTGGTCGGCACGCTGGCGAGCCATTCCGCCCGCAGTCACTTGCTTCCGATCATGAAACGGTGGCTCACTGCACCTCGCCCCAACCCGTCACCAACCATGTGGGCGCTGCGTGATCTCGACATCGCCGACGATGTCGCGGCCGAGTGCCTGCTCTGGGGCATCCGGCACCCGGAGGACAACGTGAAGGTCAATGGGGCGCTGGCGATCGCGCGTCGGTTCGGCGGTCAGCCACGCCCGGTGCACCGGCTGGTGGCGCTCACCGAGACCGGGCCATCCTCCGCAACGCAGGCCGCCGCCATCCTCGCCCTCGGCAACGGCTGGGCCGAGGCGCCCGAGACGACCCGCTTGATCGGCTGGGCGCGTTGCCAGCCGTCCATGTCGCTCCGGCTGGTCGGCCTGCACCTGCTGCAACGCGGCACCGCGCGCGGTGACGCCGCGCTGTTCCGGCCTGAAGAACGTGACTGGCTGCTGTCACTGCTCCGCCAGGAGGACTTTCGGGGGCCGTGGCCTGTTGCGGACCTCGTCAACATCGCCGCCACCGCCAACGCGCAGGCAGCCGACTTCGCGCTGGAGACCTTGACGACGAACGGACGCACCGGCGGCGACCGAGAGCTTGCATGGGCCCTCGCCTGCAACGCCTTCGCTGACGACAGCCGGTTCAAGGCGTGGGTGGCAGCAGAACTCGCCGCGCCCGAGGAACGCAGCCTAATCCTGTACGACGTCGGCATGATTCCCCAACAATGGCGCGACGATCCGGAATTCGCTCAAACACTGCACCGTTACGCGGACGCCAAACTGCGCGAGCCAGTGGGGTACAGCGTCGCTGGTCTCGCCAGCTTGATGCCAGCCGATGATGCCCGAACGGTGCTGCTGCGCGGCCTGGACACCTGGCGGCCCTACCCCGCGGCCCGCATTCTGATCGAGCGGTACGCAGACGACGAGCACGTCCGTACAGCCCTCACCAGCCGACTTCGTGGTGACCATGCGCGCGCCGCGCCCATGGCCGGTGTCGCCATCGACGTGCTCGGCACGACAGAGGGCTTCGCAGTCCTGGTATCCCTACTGCGACAGCCACCTGAGCGTGGTCGCACGGAAGAGCAGGTCGTCGTGGCCGAGGCGGTAGCCGACGCCTGGAAGCGATTTGAGGACGCCGCCCTGGTACCAGGCGCCGAGGGCGAAACCGCGCGGGAAGTGCTCGCCAGCTACGACCCGGCCGAGCTGGCGGCGCTGTGCACGGCGGTGAACCCGCACCACCTGATGTGGCACGTCCCAGCGGTCATCGCCGCCTGGCCTGGGCAACCAGCGGTCCATGAGTTCGCCGATAAGCTGATCCACGACACAAAGCCCATCAGCTCAGGCATTCCGGACACCATTCCGGTCGCGATTTTGAGGGCGTACTGCGGCAGGACCGACGAACCCTCCCGCCGAATACTCGACAAGACCCTCAATCTGCTCAAGCACATCGAACCGGAGCTGCGCGAAGTGCTGGCCTTCGAGCTGGCACGCAGCTCGCTTGCCGCGAACGACCTCATCGACGTCATGGCGGAGTGGAGGAACGAACCCGACACCGAGGTTCGCCGCAACGCCTTCATCGGGCTTGTTCAGGCGATCAAGCGTAACCAGCATGCCCACGACCACATAGCAGGCGCCGCCACGCTGACCGCCGAAATGGAATGGCTGCGTAAGGAGATCAAGGAGGATCTGTGCGCCTACGGCCCTGAACTCGATGAGCGTAGGCAACTGGCATGGATCGGCATGCTCATGCTCGGGGACCTCACGCTCAGCGACGGCATCCAGGAAACCCTAGGCCACGAAGGGCAGGTGCCAGGCGTCAAACTTGATGTCCTCTACGACGATGACGTGGACCAAATCCTGGTAGACCTGGTCGCCGAGAACTGGGAACGGCTGCACGCCCATTTCGGCGGCGAGCTCTTCCAGCGCCTAAACAGCACGTCGGACCGACAGCGTCGAACTGTCAGCGAGCAACGCCGCCATGTCATGTCGGCGCTAGCAACCGTCGCCTCCCGGTATCCCGCCATCGCGGAGATGCTCCGCAACGAGGCCGACACCGATGCTGCACTACGGCAAGAGCGGCACTTCCTCCTTTGGGCCAAGGAAGAGAACAGGGGCGACGAAGGAGCCCTACGTGCACTCGTGGCTAAGCTCGGCCCAACGTTGCACCGCCAACAAGACCAAGTTCTCGACTCACTGCTCGACCGAGACAGCTGGAATGTGTCCGACGAGGCATTCAAGGCGATCCTCACTGAAGACGCGCTCGACGCCCGGTCAGGCCGCATCTACGTCAGCAAGACGCTAGCAGCGTACGCCCAGTTGTTTCCCTCGGACAACGTGTCCATCGCTGCCCTCCGTGACCTGGAATCGTGGTTCCGAACGGACCGTGCGACTCGCGGACACCGTGAATGGGACGACACGCTGGCCATCGCGTTCGGCACCGCTGATCCGCAAGACCTACCGGCCGTCGTGACCCGCGCCCACACCCGCATCCGTATGGGCATGCCCGACTGGTATCTGCCCATGTTCACCAAGCCGCTCCTGCGGCGGCTACGACTGGACCCCGACGCCGTCGAAGCGCTCAAGACTGCGCTCAGCAAACCGATGGACATCCGCGAAGACAGCCCGATATTCGCTGCCCCCTGGGACCCAATCGCAGACGCATGTTCCGACCTGCAACCGCTACAACGCACGTATCTCTTCGCTGTCGTCCTACGCCAAGCGGGCGCCCTACCTCAGCAAGACGCGGTAGCGGCCACCAGTGTCCTGGCATCCGCATCACCCGACACCGTCGTGCACAATCCCTTCACCCACCATGAAGGCCCCCTCTGCCTTGCCGCACTGGACCTTGCAGCTCGCTGA
- a CDS encoding tyrosine-type recombinase/integrase, translating to MTHRRTLAVPAAVCSIRPDLRRHLRDFVADDPDALVFTGAKGAALRRSNFQKAAGWSASATAAGLPGFHFHDLRHTGNTLAAGTGASLADLMARMGYGSTRAAMIYQHATTQRDKSIADALSASIAEERYRARSGHDR from the coding sequence TTGACGCACAGACGGACGCTGGCGGTCCCGGCGGCGGTCTGCTCGATCCGCCCGGACCTCCGGCGTCACCTGCGCGACTTCGTCGCCGACGACCCTGACGCCCTGGTCTTCACCGGCGCGAAGGGTGCCGCCCTGCGCCGCTCCAACTTCCAGAAGGCGGCCGGCTGGTCCGCCTCGGCCACTGCCGCCGGGCTGCCCGGGTTCCACTTCCATGACCTACGGCACACCGGGAACACCCTCGCCGCTGGCACGGGTGCCAGCCTGGCGGACCTCATGGCGCGCATGGGATACGGATCAACCCGCGCCGCGATGATCTACCAACACGCCACAACTCAGCGCGACAAGAGCATTGCCGATGCCCTCAGCGCCAGCATTGCTGAGGAGCGGTATCGGGCACGCAGCGGGCACGACCGCTAG
- a CDS encoding VOC family protein, with protein MACRISELVLKCRDPEALARFWCEVLDFIELDREAEGCIEIGPREGFGGPQPTIFLIRNDEPKNGHARLHIDVNPTDRDQDAELERLLAAGAKLVDIGQPADASWHVLADPEGNEFCLLKRRLDPL; from the coding sequence ATGGCATGCCGTATCAGTGAGCTCGTGCTCAAGTGCCGCGACCCCGAGGCGCTGGCGCGGTTCTGGTGCGAGGTCCTGGACTTCATAGAGCTCGATCGCGAAGCGGAGGGCTGCATCGAGATAGGTCCGCGCGAAGGGTTCGGCGGCCCGCAGCCGACGATCTTCCTCATCCGCAACGACGAGCCGAAGAATGGGCATGCCCGGCTGCACATCGACGTCAACCCCACCGACCGCGATCAGGACGCCGAGCTCGAGCGCCTCCTGGCCGCCGGGGCCAAACTCGTCGACATCGGTCAGCCTGCGGATGCGTCCTGGCACGTCCTCGCCGATCCAGAAGGCAACGAGTTCTGCCTGCTCAAGCGCCGCCTCGACCCACTCTGA
- a CDS encoding YciI family protein: protein MTEYLITFNDEWVPDHTAEELREKATAARAVIEEMQADGVLIFTNGGLDRSTAVCSVEPVDGKPVFTDGPYVETKEHLGGFAVVDVPDDAAARYWAGRLATVLDWPQEVHRFRGPGQARRNGSGEK from the coding sequence ATGACGGAGTACCTGATCACCTTCAACGATGAGTGGGTGCCCGACCACACGGCGGAGGAACTGCGCGAGAAGGCCACGGCCGCCCGAGCCGTGATCGAGGAGATGCAGGCCGACGGCGTCCTGATCTTCACCAACGGCGGACTCGACCGGTCCACCGCGGTGTGCAGTGTCGAGCCGGTTGACGGCAAGCCCGTCTTCACCGACGGCCCGTACGTCGAGACCAAGGAGCACCTCGGCGGCTTCGCCGTCGTGGACGTGCCCGACGACGCGGCGGCGCGATACTGGGCCGGCAGGCTCGCGACCGTGCTCGACTGGCCGCAGGAGGTGCACCGGTTCCGCGGTCCCGGGCAGGCCCGGCGTAACGGCTCTGGGGAGAAGTGA
- a CDS encoding YciI family protein encodes MPRYLLSVYGPAERTEFGTYPSQEAMLQAFADTGAFTERLQRDGHFIFADGLEPATTATTVDGKGEKPAFTDGPYLETKEYLDGFWVIDAADLDVALALAAEGSKACRGTVEVRPFRTEESVLALLVP; translated from the coding sequence GTGCCCAGGTACCTGCTGTCCGTCTACGGACCGGCCGAGCGCACCGAGTTCGGCACCTACCCCTCCCAGGAGGCCATGCTGCAGGCGTTCGCCGACACCGGTGCCTTCACCGAGAGGCTCCAGAGGGACGGTCACTTCATCTTCGCCGACGGCCTGGAGCCCGCGACGACCGCCACCACCGTCGATGGGAAGGGCGAGAAGCCGGCCTTCACCGACGGGCCCTACCTGGAGACGAAGGAGTACCTCGACGGTTTCTGGGTCATCGATGCGGCCGACCTCGACGTGGCCCTGGCGCTTGCCGCCGAGGGGTCGAAAGCGTGCCGCGGCACGGTCGAGGTGCGTCCATTCCGAACCGAGGAATCCGTCCTAGCGTTGCTGGTGCCGTGA
- a CDS encoding RNA polymerase sigma factor, which produces MTGPTVEQAITRVHHEEWARVVAGLARRFGDLDVAEEATAEAFVTAAERWPREGVPPNPGGWLATTATRKAIDQLRRESQRDAKHQAARIVYDDTPPEPTGPVEDDRLRLVFTCCHPALAMEARVALTLRLIGGLTVPEIARAFLVQETTMARRITRAKAKIKAAHIPYRVPSADDIRERLAGVLAVVYLAFNEGYLASEGDDPVRVDLTDEAIRLGRLLRTLLPDDGEVAGLLALMLLTDARRSARVSRTGELVTLDEQDRGGWDRTLIAEGKALVRERIEAVAAGGDPPGRYQLQAAINAVHTDVPSARDTDWSTIVALYDQMVLLDPSPIVRLNRAVAVAEVDGPGVGLAEIDRLAEVLDGYHAFHAARADLLRRLGRGGESRAAYDRAIGLAGNPAERAYLTRRRDQLAGRDAAP; this is translated from the coding sequence GTGACTGGTCCCACCGTCGAGCAGGCGATCACCCGTGTCCACCACGAGGAGTGGGCGCGGGTGGTCGCCGGCCTCGCGCGCCGTTTCGGCGACCTCGACGTCGCCGAGGAAGCGACGGCCGAGGCGTTCGTAACGGCTGCAGAGCGGTGGCCGCGCGAGGGCGTACCGCCCAATCCCGGCGGTTGGCTCGCCACCACCGCGACCCGCAAGGCGATCGATCAGCTCCGTCGCGAATCGCAGCGCGACGCCAAGCACCAGGCGGCCCGGATCGTGTACGACGACACCCCTCCCGAGCCGACCGGCCCGGTCGAGGACGACCGGCTCAGACTGGTCTTCACCTGCTGCCACCCTGCGCTCGCGATGGAGGCCCGGGTGGCGCTCACCCTGCGCCTGATCGGCGGCCTCACTGTCCCCGAGATCGCCCGCGCCTTTCTGGTGCAGGAGACCACGATGGCGCGCCGGATCACCCGCGCCAAGGCAAAGATCAAGGCGGCACACATTCCCTACCGGGTGCCCTCGGCCGACGACATCCGCGAGCGGCTCGCCGGCGTGCTCGCGGTCGTCTACCTCGCCTTCAACGAGGGCTATCTCGCCAGCGAGGGGGACGACCCCGTGCGCGTCGACCTCACCGACGAGGCGATCCGCCTCGGCCGCCTGCTCCGAACTCTCCTCCCGGACGACGGCGAGGTAGCCGGCCTGCTTGCCCTGATGCTCCTCACTGACGCCCGGCGGTCGGCGCGCGTGTCCCGCACCGGGGAGCTGGTGACCCTCGACGAGCAGGACCGCGGCGGATGGGACCGCACCCTCATCGCCGAGGGCAAGGCCCTGGTCCGCGAGCGGATCGAGGCGGTGGCGGCCGGCGGTGACCCACCCGGGCGCTACCAGCTGCAGGCCGCGATCAACGCGGTCCACACGGATGTCCCTTCCGCCCGAGACACCGACTGGTCCACCATCGTCGCCCTCTACGACCAAATGGTGCTGCTCGACCCCTCGCCGATCGTGCGGCTCAACCGGGCGGTCGCGGTCGCCGAGGTCGACGGCCCCGGGGTCGGGCTCGCCGAGATCGACCGGCTCGCCGAGGTCCTTGACGGCTACCACGCCTTCCACGCCGCGCGCGCCGACCTGCTGCGGCGACTCGGGCGCGGCGGCGAGTCGCGGGCGGCGTACGACCGGGCCATCGGTCTCGCCGGCAACCCCGCGGAGCGGGCCTACCTCACCCGCCGCCGCGACCAGCTCGCGGGGCGAGACGCCGCTCCCTGA
- a CDS encoding alpha/beta fold hydrolase, giving the protein MTTVNANEVVLGIESFGDDDAPLVLLAGGTTMLSWPDALCERLAAGGRRVVRYDLRDSGDSTTTDPEAPAYTLRGLAADAAALADALGGGPAHLAGIGVGGMVAQVAVLDHPGAFSALTLVGTRAVAPGPPDDDLPDHDQATMSRLFARPMPDWTDREAVAEFAAARAEILGDDPVAARAIAARIWDRTPGTAPPVQMANQMGMVFSRLDCRPRWRERLPEIEVPTLVVHGRRDRFFPVGNGEAIAREIPGARLLVLKEAATAIPDAAVGEVTEAMLTLG; this is encoded by the coding sequence ATGACCACTGTCAACGCCAATGAGGTCGTCTTGGGCATTGAGTCGTTCGGTGACGACGACGCGCCACTCGTCCTGCTCGCGGGCGGGACGACGATGCTCTCCTGGCCCGACGCGCTTTGCGAGCGCCTCGCCGCTGGCGGGCGCCGTGTGGTGCGCTACGACCTGCGCGATAGCGGGGATTCGACAACGACGGATCCGGAGGCGCCCGCCTACACCCTGCGCGGCCTCGCCGCCGACGCGGCGGCCCTTGCTGACGCGCTTGGCGGGGGGCCTGCGCACCTCGCGGGGATCGGCGTCGGCGGGATGGTCGCCCAGGTGGCCGTGCTCGACCATCCGGGCGCGTTCTCGGCGCTCACCCTGGTCGGCACCCGCGCGGTTGCCCCTGGCCCGCCCGACGATGACCTCCCCGACCATGACCAGGCGACGATGAGCCGGCTGTTCGCGCGGCCGATGCCCGATTGGACCGACCGCGAGGCGGTTGCGGAGTTCGCCGCCGCCCGCGCGGAGATCCTCGGCGACGACCCCGTCGCCGCGCGCGCAATCGCTGCGCGCATCTGGGACCGCACGCCCGGCACCGCACCACCGGTCCAGATGGCCAACCAGATGGGCATGGTGTTTTCCAGGCTCGACTGCAGACCACGCTGGCGTGAGCGCCTGCCCGAGATCGAGGTCCCCACGCTCGTCGTCCACGGCCGCCGCGACCGGTTCTTCCCCGTCGGCAACGGCGAGGCGATCGCGCGCGAGATCCCCGGGGCACGGCTGCTCGTCCTCAAGGAGGCTGCCACTGCGATCCCCGATGCGGCGGTCGGCGAGGTCACCGAGGCGATGCTCACGCTCGGATAG
- a CDS encoding dihydrofolate reductase family protein, with product MTRIIADISVSLDGFVTGPDPSPDNGLGTGGEALHTWAFSDDPDDRRVLREGTVRSGAVVLGRHLFDVVDGPKGWDDTSGYGAGEVGKPAFVVATNSPPESVRTTNLDWTFVTTGLPDAVTAARERAEAASSDSGKDLDVILMGGGATIGSALDAGLVDALTLHLAPIVLGAGTPLFTGGAPRTLVQRSVISTSTATHLTYDVSR from the coding sequence ATGACTCGAATCATCGCTGACATCTCGGTCTCTCTCGACGGCTTCGTCACCGGGCCCGACCCCAGCCCGGACAACGGTCTGGGAACCGGCGGCGAGGCCCTGCACACGTGGGCGTTTTCCGACGACCCCGACGACCGCCGGGTCCTGCGCGAGGGGACCGTCCGCTCGGGCGCCGTCGTCCTCGGCCGCCACCTCTTCGACGTGGTCGACGGGCCGAAAGGCTGGGACGACACGTCCGGCTACGGCGCCGGCGAGGTCGGCAAGCCCGCGTTCGTTGTCGCGACGAACTCGCCGCCAGAGTCGGTGCGGACAACCAACCTCGACTGGACGTTCGTCACCACCGGTCTGCCCGATGCCGTCACCGCCGCGCGCGAGCGAGCCGAGGCGGCGTCGTCGGACAGCGGCAAGGACCTCGACGTCATCCTGATGGGCGGCGGCGCCACGATCGGCTCGGCGCTCGACGCCGGGCTGGTCGACGCGCTGACGCTGCACCTCGCGCCCATCGTGCTGGGCGCCGGGACACCACTGTTCACCGGCGGAGCGCCGCGCACGCTGGTGCAGCGGAGCGTGATCTCGACATCGACCGCGACGCACCTGACCTACGACGTCTCCCGGTGA
- a CDS encoding TetR/AcrR family transcriptional regulator, translated as MSELDGGLRARLVKVGVDLVSREGSGVLSLREIARRAGVSHGAPRRYFPTHQALLAAIAREGYLHLGQQVAELVGDDDADPYAQLLALGRLYVKFAQANRGMFELMFRHDLLRGNGMGLREASGPLFEVLVGLVTRARPTPPGGSAPSVVAGALWANLHGIAQLWLWGSLQTVVATDDVESLLRAALDAHLPRTTQPLTIHHTGAA; from the coding sequence ATGTCGGAGTTAGACGGGGGTCTTCGCGCTCGCCTGGTCAAGGTTGGTGTCGACCTGGTCTCGCGAGAGGGCAGCGGAGTCCTCTCGTTGCGGGAGATCGCCCGCCGAGCGGGGGTGTCGCATGGCGCGCCCCGCCGTTACTTCCCCACCCACCAGGCGCTGCTGGCGGCCATCGCGCGGGAGGGCTATCTGCACCTCGGCCAGCAGGTCGCCGAACTGGTCGGCGATGATGACGCGGACCCCTACGCGCAGCTGCTCGCACTGGGCCGGCTGTACGTAAAGTTCGCGCAGGCCAACCGCGGCATGTTCGAGCTCATGTTCCGTCACGACCTGTTGCGGGGCAACGGCATGGGCCTGCGGGAGGCCAGTGGCCCCCTGTTCGAGGTCCTGGTCGGCCTGGTCACCCGAGCCCGACCCACGCCGCCGGGCGGGTCGGCGCCTTCCGTCGTCGCCGGCGCACTGTGGGCCAACCTGCACGGCATCGCCCAACTCTGGCTGTGGGGCAGCTTGCAGACGGTGGTAGCAACCGACGACGTCGAATCGCTACTGCGAGCTGCGCTGGACGCTCATCTCCCGCGGACAACGCAACCCCTGACCATCCACCACACCGGAGCCGCCTGA
- a CDS encoding DJ-1/PfpI family protein, which translates to MQIAILLYERFTALDAVGPYDVLSHLPGAETVFVAQRPGPVVNEVGSLHLTATATLADVPTPDVVVVPGGPGWHVQMIDGPVRQWLRTADEHSTWTASVCSGSLLLAGAGLLTGRRATTHWLADDQLAPLGAIPVAERVVVDGKYITAAGVSAGLDMAFTLAGRIAGDAVAQAIQLAHEYDPRPPYHAGSPDHAPRAIVDALRARRNAILY; encoded by the coding sequence ATGCAAATCGCCATCCTTCTCTACGAACGGTTCACCGCACTCGACGCCGTCGGCCCCTACGACGTTCTGTCCCACCTGCCCGGCGCCGAGACCGTGTTCGTCGCGCAGCGCCCGGGTCCGGTCGTCAACGAGGTGGGCAGCCTGCACCTCACCGCCACCGCCACACTCGCCGACGTGCCAACACCGGACGTCGTCGTGGTGCCCGGCGGGCCGGGCTGGCACGTCCAGATGATCGATGGTCCGGTACGGCAATGGCTACGGACCGCCGATGAACACAGCACCTGGACTGCATCAGTGTGCAGCGGATCGCTCCTGCTCGCCGGGGCTGGTCTGCTCACCGGCCGTCGGGCCACCACCCACTGGCTGGCCGACGACCAACTGGCACCGCTGGGCGCCATCCCGGTCGCCGAACGCGTCGTCGTCGACGGCAAATACATCACCGCCGCAGGAGTTTCGGCCGGCCTGGACATGGCGTTCACGCTCGCCGGCCGCATCGCCGGCGACGCCGTCGCCCAAGCCATCCAGCTCGCCCACGAATATGATCCCCGACCGCCCTACCATGCCGGTTCACCCGACCACGCCCCCCGCGCCATCGTTGATGCGCTGCGCGCCCGTCGCAACGCCATCCTGTACTGA